Proteins encoded in a region of the Zunongwangia endophytica genome:
- a CDS encoding ABC transporter ATP-binding protein has protein sequence MMLELNHIYKWVTTGGRRTFLLNDLSLSVAEGEFISIMGPSGSGKSTLLNVIGMLDGFQEGEYKFLDQNIHDMKEKHRSKLYKEYIGFVFQQYHLIDELTVYENIETPLLYKKIKSSERKALVADMLDRFNIVGKKDLFPNQLSGGQQQLVGVARALISKPKLILADEPTGNLNSKQSDEIMQLFKQFNEEDGVTIIQATHSESNAAYANRIVHLLDGSKTKAE, from the coding sequence ATAATGTTAGAATTAAACCACATTTACAAATGGGTAACCACCGGCGGAAGAAGAACATTTCTATTGAACGATTTGAGCCTTAGCGTAGCTGAAGGTGAATTTATTTCGATCATGGGACCATCGGGTTCTGGGAAATCTACTTTGCTAAATGTAATTGGAATGTTGGACGGATTTCAGGAAGGAGAATATAAATTTCTGGATCAAAATATTCATGACATGAAAGAAAAACACCGCTCTAAATTATACAAAGAGTATATAGGATTTGTCTTTCAGCAATATCATCTTATCGACGAACTTACCGTTTACGAAAACATCGAAACGCCACTACTTTATAAAAAGATAAAATCTTCAGAACGTAAAGCGCTGGTTGCAGATATGCTAGATCGTTTTAATATTGTAGGAAAAAAGGATCTTTTTCCTAATCAACTCAGCGGCGGGCAACAGCAATTGGTTGGTGTGGCGCGTGCCCTAATTTCTAAACCTAAATTAATCCTTGCCGACGAGCCTACCGGAAACCTCAACTCTAAACAAAGCGACGAAATTATGCAACTTTTTAAGCAATTTAACGAAGAAGATGGCGTAACCATTATACAAGCCACGCATTCTGAAAGTAACGCAGCTTACGCAAATCGAATTGTGCATCTTTTAGATGGAAGTAAGACTAAAGCAGAGTAG
- a CDS encoding head GIN domain-containing protein encodes MTKTYFKIIAILNLLWFSPCNAQSETIEVSDFSEVIISPHIQVRFIESEKTSVIIENSKIDREKINIESSKDKLHIYLEDAKITAKEEKILINGHNQNHSIYRNTEVRLTVYYKSLNKVEIRSEERFNFEDVINTEEFKLDIYGAAKVFFESVTAKKLKIAMYGESYLEIKDGNVDYQRYRCYGESEINTIELKSNETKIAAYGNNHAVINVSDKLKVSAFGEANIQYKGNAEVKNGLKIGENIIQKID; translated from the coding sequence ATGACTAAGACTTATTTTAAAATCATAGCAATACTAAATCTTCTTTGGTTTAGTCCCTGCAACGCGCAATCAGAAACTATTGAAGTATCCGATTTTTCAGAAGTAATTATAAGTCCTCATATTCAGGTAAGATTTATTGAGTCGGAAAAGACCTCGGTAATTATTGAAAATTCGAAAATAGACCGAGAAAAAATTAATATCGAGAGTAGTAAAGATAAACTGCATATCTATCTTGAAGATGCTAAGATTACAGCAAAAGAAGAGAAAATTTTAATAAACGGACACAATCAAAATCACTCTATTTATAGAAATACTGAAGTTCGATTAACTGTATATTATAAGAGCTTGAATAAAGTTGAAATTCGAAGTGAAGAACGCTTTAATTTTGAAGATGTTATAAATACGGAAGAGTTTAAACTTGATATTTATGGGGCTGCGAAAGTTTTCTTTGAAAGTGTTACTGCAAAGAAACTGAAAATAGCAATGTATGGCGAAAGCTATTTAGAAATTAAAGATGGTAATGTCGATTATCAGCGGTATCGTTGTTACGGGGAAAGTGAAATAAATACTATTGAATTAAAATCTAATGAAACCAAAATTGCCGCTTACGGGAATAATCACGCGGTGATAAATGTTTCAGATAAATTAAAAGTTTCCGCTTTTGGCGAAGCCAATATTCAATATAAAGGAAATGCTGAAGTGAAAAACGGACTCAAAATTGGCGAAAATATAATTCAGAAAATCGATTAA
- a CDS encoding glycoside hydrolase family 2 TIM barrel-domain containing protein, giving the protein MKSKIIFVLFFAMFFNGILFAQERTTVILQNDWKFKKGDPSGAEEINENTSDWKSISIPHDWAVEEDFIKDGDGNTGKLPWKGQAWYRHDLDLSAIKKGDKVFLIFDGIMAFPKVYINGKLAGQWDYGYNSFYIEISDHLDFTENAKNVLAVHVDTRQHDSRWYPGAGIYRKVRMVAMAPIHTKIWETQVTTPIIKPNYANVRISSLVKNETSEAKKITVTQRILNPEGNEVAKKSISHKLRAGEENYFEINTQLTNPMQWDIEHPHLYKTITEVSADEKIVDLSESTFGIRSIKFTPDDGFHLNGRRVQLKGVNLHHGHGPLGAAFYPRAMERQLEIMKSMGVNAIRSSHNTAAPEVLELCDKMGILMFNEVFDKYDRKADIVDTTNFESFAERNIRNFVMRDRNHPSVFIWSVGNEMHDVQANANNGFRRLLTMLNYVRKYDHTRPVTMVNDVQDNAALRHFDLYDVHSWNYGRRYQLARQMEPNKSVIISESASTVSTRGFYEFPLPEKKTDFTKSLQVSSYDFHAPSWAEIGDDDFMWQQDEPYIAGEFVWTGFDYLGEPTPYTNRTVKGMGMSDKEAARSSYFGIVDIMGIPKDRYYLYKSYWKPGEKTIHILPHWNWKGEEGENIPVFVYTNGDCAELFINGKSQGKQCKSPSSKNSTERFRLMWKDVVYEPGEVKVVAYKQGEKLGEKTLKTTSEATKIKLSADRKIIKADGMDLSYVLVEAFDKDGNLDPLANEGLEIEVSGAGELAGAGNGDPQSFEPLQDHKVDLFYGKAMIILKSGMEAGTIKLKVSSENLKGETIKIETEN; this is encoded by the coding sequence ATGAAATCTAAGATCATTTTTGTTCTATTTTTTGCTATGTTTTTTAATGGAATTCTTTTCGCACAAGAACGTACAACCGTAATTCTTCAAAACGACTGGAAATTTAAGAAGGGAGATCCTTCAGGAGCAGAAGAAATTAATGAGAATACTTCAGATTGGAAAAGCATAAGTATTCCTCATGATTGGGCGGTAGAAGAAGATTTTATTAAAGATGGGGATGGCAATACCGGGAAATTACCCTGGAAAGGACAGGCTTGGTATCGCCACGATTTGGATCTTTCAGCAATAAAAAAAGGTGATAAAGTTTTCCTGATTTTTGATGGTATCATGGCTTTTCCAAAAGTGTATATCAATGGGAAACTAGCAGGACAATGGGACTACGGTTATAATTCATTTTATATAGAAATTTCAGATCACTTAGATTTTACTGAAAATGCTAAAAATGTCTTGGCCGTTCATGTAGATACCCGGCAGCATGATAGCCGCTGGTATCCGGGAGCAGGAATTTACCGGAAAGTACGCATGGTTGCCATGGCACCAATTCATACAAAAATCTGGGAGACTCAGGTAACTACGCCTATTATTAAACCAAACTATGCTAATGTTCGCATTTCAAGTTTGGTGAAAAATGAGACTTCCGAAGCGAAAAAAATTACCGTGACTCAGCGTATTCTTAATCCTGAAGGAAATGAGGTAGCGAAAAAAAGCATTTCGCATAAGTTACGAGCCGGAGAAGAAAATTATTTTGAAATAAATACTCAGCTTACCAATCCTATGCAATGGGATATCGAACATCCTCATCTTTACAAAACAATTACGGAAGTTAGTGCAGATGAAAAAATTGTAGATCTGTCTGAAAGCACTTTTGGTATAAGAAGCATAAAATTTACACCAGATGACGGTTTTCATTTAAACGGAAGAAGAGTCCAGTTAAAAGGAGTGAATTTGCATCATGGTCATGGACCGCTTGGTGCTGCATTTTATCCTCGAGCGATGGAAAGGCAATTAGAAATTATGAAATCGATGGGCGTGAATGCGATTCGAAGTAGCCATAATACTGCTGCTCCTGAAGTTTTAGAATTGTGCGATAAAATGGGGATTTTGATGTTTAACGAAGTTTTTGATAAATACGATCGGAAAGCCGATATAGTAGACACCACTAATTTTGAAAGTTTTGCGGAACGTAACATTCGCAACTTTGTGATGCGTGATCGTAATCATCCTTCAGTATTTATTTGGAGTGTGGGTAACGAGATGCACGATGTACAGGCCAATGCTAATAATGGTTTTCGTCGCTTACTTACGATGTTGAATTATGTTCGAAAATACGATCATACCCGTCCGGTTACGATGGTCAACGATGTACAGGATAATGCGGCTTTACGACATTTTGATCTTTACGATGTGCATAGCTGGAATTATGGCAGGCGTTATCAATTAGCTCGGCAAATGGAACCGAATAAATCGGTAATTATTTCAGAATCTGCTTCTACAGTAAGTACGCGTGGATTTTATGAATTTCCTTTACCCGAAAAGAAAACAGATTTTACCAAATCACTTCAAGTTAGTTCTTACGATTTTCATGCACCATCTTGGGCAGAAATTGGCGACGATGATTTTATGTGGCAGCAGGACGAACCTTATATCGCAGGCGAGTTCGTCTGGACGGGTTTTGATTATTTGGGAGAACCCACACCTTACACCAATCGAACCGTAAAAGGTATGGGAATGAGCGATAAGGAAGCAGCGCGTAGTTCTTACTTCGGAATTGTAGATATTATGGGGATTCCAAAAGATCGATATTATTTGTATAAAAGCTATTGGAAGCCCGGAGAGAAAACGATACATATTTTACCGCATTGGAACTGGAAAGGAGAGGAAGGCGAGAATATCCCGGTTTTTGTATATACCAACGGTGATTGTGCCGAACTTTTTATAAACGGAAAATCGCAAGGCAAACAATGTAAATCACCCTCTTCTAAAAATTCAACCGAGCGCTTTCGTTTAATGTGGAAGGATGTGGTTTACGAGCCCGGTGAAGTAAAAGTAGTCGCTTATAAACAAGGAGAAAAATTGGGCGAAAAAACATTAAAAACTACCTCGGAAGCTACCAAAATTAAATTGTCGGCCGATCGAAAAATAATAAAAGCTGATGGAATGGATCTTTCTTATGTTTTGGTGGAAGCTTTTGATAAAGACGGGAATTTGGATCCTTTAGCAAATGAAGGTTTAGAAATTGAAGTTAGTGGAGCAGGTGAATTAGCCGGTGCAGGAAACGGAGATCCGCAATCTTTCGAGCCGCTTCAGGATCATAAAGTCGATTTATTCTACGGAAAAGCAATGATCATCCTAAAATCGGGAATGGAAGCAGGAACTATTAAACTGAAAGTTAGCAGCGAAAATTTGAAAGGAGAAACGATAAAAATTGAAACTGAAAATTAA
- a CDS encoding GNAT family N-acetyltransferase gives MQLETERLKIVSFKPELFVPLYQLFCENQTVMQSAFKGRVLSQKEFLDVLANDFILDENAQIGFVCILDKTTGNFIGFTGLIPCNFLGDEDDLEFGFVLHQNHWGKGFATEIGQFWIDFAENELQLDRILAAASPDNHASIKAIKKLGLTEVKEISTEDRGSRLVFSKEFKK, from the coding sequence ATGCAATTAGAAACCGAAAGACTTAAAATTGTAAGTTTTAAACCTGAATTATTTGTACCGCTCTATCAATTGTTTTGTGAGAATCAAACCGTAATGCAGTCTGCTTTTAAAGGTAGAGTGCTTTCTCAAAAGGAGTTTTTAGACGTTTTAGCCAATGATTTTATTTTAGATGAAAATGCGCAAATTGGTTTTGTATGCATTTTAGATAAAACTACAGGCAATTTTATAGGTTTCACGGGTTTGATTCCGTGTAACTTTCTTGGCGATGAAGATGATCTTGAATTCGGTTTTGTATTGCATCAGAATCATTGGGGAAAAGGATTCGCTACTGAAATTGGCCAATTTTGGATCGATTTTGCTGAAAATGAACTTCAATTAGATCGAATCTTGGCTGCTGCTAGTCCGGACAATCATGCTTCTATTAAGGCCATTAAAAAATTAGGATTAACTGAAGTAAAAGAAATTTCCACTGAAGATCGCGGATCACGATTGGTGTTTTCGAAGGAGTTTAAAAAATAA
- a CDS encoding FtsX-like permease family protein, which translates to MLRNYIKIAFRNLWKDKTFTVLNLVGLSTAFAVAVLLGVYAFFELSYDSFHKNKASLYQVYNTNQTPEGIVADTPQSVPFAPALREEVPGLAKISRYNGKGVLVISGDKELRMSAAYVDPDFFSMFSFPILKGKEQKPTADKSTISITEHAANRIYGDENPLGKTLRIITEGEEKLFTVSALIEDFPDQSSLKFDLALDFSNQASYSYADIKDDWSKENHEVYAQLEQGVTAAQFEKATEPFTQLHYQEEMDNAKRDGAQPDENGLYKQIRLLPFEDVSYANFDSGIARIEKTMPYLVLGVGFLILFIACVNFINMSIAKSSQRLREIGMRKTLGAGNGQLFFQFWGESVLIFLGAAIFGGLLAFSLTDSFKTLFSTRATFEAILSFKILVGSVVSFLLITFIAGGYPALLLSKLGTLQSLKGKLNLTRKNSTRDFLMVVQFGIAILLISGTFILWQQIDFMRNKNLGYNKEQVISLPLNGKLSGSQAVERLRNKLQNHPEIISISSADNILGLGKDGGQMTSQLGFDYKGRGVSTHRLTIGYDYVETLDLKLIEGRSFDRSFSTDSLGVLINQKMAAQLQEENPLETRFILGDSTYYQVLGVLEDYNFQKLNQEVEPLSIFLEPDSNKYYAYIKVAPNKAASALTLLEKTWKDIEPNANFLGSFLDENIDRTFKAEKKMATMITSGSILAIILSCIGLFAISLLIVAQRRKEIGVRKVIGASVLNLTLMLSKDFLKLVGVSFLIAAPVSWWLANNWLQKYANHINLTFWIFVAAGVTALFIALITISLRTINAALQNPVKSLRTE; encoded by the coding sequence GATACGCCACAATCTGTTCCATTTGCGCCTGCCTTAAGAGAAGAGGTTCCTGGTTTAGCAAAAATTTCGCGTTATAATGGAAAAGGAGTTTTGGTGATTTCCGGAGATAAAGAGTTGCGAATGAGTGCTGCATATGTAGATCCTGATTTTTTCTCTATGTTCAGTTTCCCTATACTTAAAGGAAAAGAGCAAAAACCAACAGCAGACAAGAGTACCATTAGTATTACCGAGCACGCCGCCAATCGAATTTATGGCGACGAAAATCCACTGGGCAAAACGTTGCGCATTATTACCGAAGGGGAAGAAAAACTTTTCACGGTCTCAGCTCTGATTGAAGATTTCCCAGATCAAAGCAGTCTTAAATTTGATCTGGCTTTGGATTTCAGCAATCAGGCTTCTTATTCCTATGCTGATATTAAAGACGATTGGAGTAAGGAAAATCATGAAGTATATGCGCAGTTGGAGCAAGGCGTAACTGCAGCTCAGTTTGAGAAAGCGACAGAACCATTCACTCAACTTCACTATCAGGAAGAGATGGATAATGCAAAACGGGACGGTGCACAACCAGACGAAAACGGACTTTACAAACAAATACGTTTGCTTCCATTTGAAGATGTTTCTTATGCCAATTTTGATAGTGGGATTGCACGAATAGAAAAGACGATGCCGTATTTGGTTCTGGGAGTTGGTTTTTTGATACTTTTTATTGCTTGTGTAAATTTTATCAATATGAGTATCGCAAAAAGCAGTCAGCGTTTGCGAGAGATTGGGATGCGTAAAACTTTGGGAGCAGGTAACGGTCAGTTGTTTTTTCAGTTTTGGGGTGAAAGTGTTTTGATATTTTTAGGAGCAGCAATTTTTGGAGGGCTGCTGGCGTTTTCACTTACAGATTCATTTAAGACCTTATTTTCAACAAGAGCCACTTTCGAAGCAATTTTGAGTTTCAAAATTCTCGTGGGAAGTGTTGTGAGTTTCCTGTTGATCACTTTTATAGCAGGTGGTTACCCGGCCTTGTTGCTTTCAAAGTTAGGAACCTTACAATCTTTAAAAGGCAAACTAAATCTTACTAGAAAAAATAGCACAAGAGATTTTTTGATGGTTGTTCAATTTGGGATTGCTATTTTGTTGATTAGCGGAACATTTATTCTTTGGCAGCAAATAGATTTTATGCGGAATAAAAACCTTGGGTACAATAAAGAACAGGTTATCTCGCTGCCACTAAATGGAAAACTTTCAGGATCGCAGGCTGTTGAACGTTTACGCAATAAACTACAGAATCATCCTGAAATCATAAGTATTTCTTCCGCAGATAATATATTGGGACTAGGTAAAGACGGTGGGCAAATGACAAGTCAGTTAGGTTTCGACTATAAAGGAAGAGGTGTAAGTACCCACAGGCTTACCATAGGTTATGATTATGTAGAGACTTTAGATCTTAAACTTATAGAAGGTAGAAGCTTTGACCGATCTTTCTCGACAGACAGCCTCGGGGTTTTAATTAACCAAAAGATGGCAGCGCAATTGCAAGAAGAGAATCCTCTAGAGACTCGTTTTATTTTAGGCGATAGCACCTATTATCAGGTTTTAGGTGTGCTGGAAGATTATAATTTTCAAAAGCTAAATCAAGAAGTAGAACCATTAAGTATATTTCTAGAGCCTGATTCTAATAAATATTACGCCTATATCAAAGTGGCACCCAACAAAGCCGCAAGCGCATTAACACTTCTAGAAAAGACTTGGAAAGACATCGAACCTAACGCTAATTTTCTAGGATCGTTTTTAGATGAAAATATAGATCGAACATTTAAAGCCGAAAAGAAAATGGCTACAATGATTACCAGTGGTTCTATCCTCGCAATAATATTAAGCTGTATTGGTTTGTTTGCCATTTCTTTACTTATAGTTGCTCAACGAAGAAAAGAAATTGGTGTACGTAAAGTAATAGGAGCAAGTGTGCTAAACTTAACGTTGATGCTTTCTAAAGACTTTTTAAAATTAGTAGGAGTAAGTTTTTTAATTGCCGCACCGGTAAGTTGGTGGCTGGCAAATAACTGGCTTCAAAAATATGCAAATCACATCAATCTCACTTTTTGGATATTTGTCGCTGCAGGCGTTACCGCCCTATTTATCGCATTGATCACCATAAGTTTAAGAACGATTAATGCAGCTCTACAAAATCCAGTAAAATCTTTAAGAACAGAATAA
- a CDS encoding ion channel, protein MARTLSLLIFFSLCISPHISFGQEDTIASTSRSNLVVGVTSKPPYAYKDQEGNWEGISIRLWRKLAEDLDENYTYKEIDQVDSITINQVDLFVLGDIAENSKEKLDFSHIYHISEIGTATKSGMKMKSVLKAFFSKKFWYIAGSLSILLLIVGSIIYFVERRHNEDNFGGERSIAKGIGSGFWWAGVTMTTIGYGDKAPVTFTGRAIALVWMLVAMAVTSVLTASLVSAVMGSGNNQIQVPNDLRDMKVAVVNGSSAESYLNAERIAFKGYNDIPSALEDLKTDDIEVLLHSVPQLRYAINNRSKFSAKVRSANIDPHYYAFAFPVDSDLRLPVNNALIEVLRSPEWQKELDRFIPEKKSQ, encoded by the coding sequence ATGGCGCGAACTTTATCATTACTTATTTTTTTCAGTCTTTGTATAAGTCCGCATATTAGTTTTGGTCAGGAAGACACGATTGCTTCAACTTCTCGTAGTAATTTAGTTGTAGGTGTTACCAGCAAACCTCCTTATGCCTATAAAGATCAGGAAGGCAACTGGGAAGGAATTAGTATCCGACTCTGGAGAAAATTAGCGGAAGATTTAGACGAAAATTATACTTATAAAGAAATTGATCAGGTTGATTCGATAACTATTAATCAGGTTGATTTATTCGTTCTTGGTGATATTGCTGAAAATTCCAAAGAAAAATTAGATTTCAGCCACATTTACCATATATCAGAAATTGGTACAGCAACAAAGTCTGGAATGAAAATGAAATCTGTTTTAAAAGCCTTTTTCAGTAAGAAATTTTGGTACATAGCGGGTTCTTTATCGATACTTCTATTAATTGTTGGGTCGATAATATATTTCGTAGAGCGTAGGCATAATGAAGATAATTTTGGTGGTGAGCGTTCTATTGCAAAAGGTATAGGTTCTGGTTTTTGGTGGGCCGGTGTAACGATGACGACAATTGGTTATGGTGATAAGGCTCCGGTTACCTTTACAGGAAGAGCAATTGCGCTAGTGTGGATGCTGGTGGCGATGGCCGTGACTTCTGTCTTGACGGCTTCTTTGGTTTCAGCAGTAATGGGATCGGGAAATAATCAAATTCAGGTGCCCAATGATCTTCGTGATATGAAAGTTGCTGTTGTAAATGGTTCTTCAGCAGAAAGTTATTTAAATGCGGAAAGAATTGCTTTTAAAGGATATAACGACATTCCTTCCGCTTTAGAAGATCTCAAAACAGATGATATTGAAGTACTTTTACATAGTGTTCCGCAATTGCGGTATGCTATAAATAATAGGTCAAAATTCTCTGCAAAAGTACGTTCCGCAAACATCGACCCTCACTATTATGCCTTTGCATTTCCAGTTGATAGCGACTTGAGGTTACCTGTCAACAACGCCTTGATTGAAGTTTTAAGGTCTCCTGAGTGGCAAAAAGAACTTGATCGCTTTATTCCAGAAAAAAAATCACAATAG
- a CDS encoding glycoside hydrolase family 43 protein: MKISVHSFRKIATLSAFVGLSFLSFQNIQAQKYGGNPVIEGMFTADPCPLVYNDTLYLFTGRDEQKEDKEGFLMNEWQVFSTSDMYDYTSHGSLLSIEDFDWAAGNAFASHVIERDGKFWWYVSLTHKNIRVKEGFAIGVAVADHPLGPYKDAKGSAIVTDETPNVIPLNIDPAVYIDDDGQAYLFWGSWGEARVVKLKDNMIEMDGEVQTLKLKNFFEAPFVHKKGDTYYMTYAGSGYPSKTEYSTSKSITGPWTYQGVVNELLPISATNHQGIVEFRDNWYFVYHNAQLPKGGVFRRSVSIDKLEYTEDGLIKTVERTETSVPAIDKSGKVIQTETSKKN, translated from the coding sequence ATGAAAATATCAGTTCATTCTTTTAGAAAAATAGCAACACTTAGTGCATTTGTAGGGTTAAGTTTTCTTAGTTTTCAAAATATTCAGGCTCAAAAATATGGTGGTAATCCGGTAATCGAAGGGATGTTTACTGCAGATCCTTGTCCGCTTGTTTATAATGACACACTTTATCTTTTTACTGGTCGTGACGAGCAAAAGGAAGACAAAGAAGGATTTCTAATGAATGAATGGCAGGTGTTTTCTACTTCAGATATGTACGACTACACCAGTCATGGATCTTTACTAAGTATCGAAGATTTTGATTGGGCCGCCGGTAATGCTTTTGCAAGTCATGTAATAGAACGCGATGGTAAATTTTGGTGGTATGTTTCGCTTACCCATAAAAATATTCGCGTAAAAGAAGGTTTTGCTATAGGTGTAGCCGTGGCAGACCATCCACTTGGTCCTTACAAAGATGCTAAAGGTTCGGCTATCGTTACAGACGAAACGCCAAATGTAATCCCACTAAATATTGATCCTGCCGTATATATCGATGATGATGGGCAGGCCTATTTATTTTGGGGCTCTTGGGGCGAAGCGCGTGTCGTTAAGCTAAAAGACAATATGATCGAAATGGATGGGGAAGTACAGACACTGAAACTTAAAAATTTCTTTGAAGCTCCTTTTGTGCATAAAAAAGGAGATACTTACTATATGACCTATGCAGGATCTGGATATCCTTCAAAAACCGAGTACTCCACAAGTAAAAGTATTACCGGTCCTTGGACGTATCAGGGAGTTGTTAATGAGCTTCTTCCTATATCTGCAACTAACCATCAGGGAATTGTGGAATTTCGCGATAACTGGTATTTCGTATATCACAATGCACAATTGCCTAAAGGAGGCGTATTCAGAAGATCGGTAAGTATCGATAAGCTGGAATATACCGAAGATGGTCTTATAAAAACTGTTGAACGTACCGAAACCAGCGTCCCTGCTATAGACAAATCTGGAAAGGTGATTCAGACGGAAACCTCTAAAAAGAATTAG